Part of the Aquarana catesbeiana isolate 2022-GZ linkage group LG06, ASM4218655v1, whole genome shotgun sequence genome is shown below.
agccaattagagcctcaagctctaatcatgtgcttaaaaaaaaaccctttgaaatCCATgtatccagtgccctgcatgtagattaggggctgagcGCATGGATtatggggcggcgcccctgcggccCTAATGGAGCGGCCATCACTGGCCATCATCTCCAGGAAGTAGATAGTGACCCTGGATAATGCTTGTACAAAAATAGCGCCAACctcctggagagaaaagcagatgaaggcattgtcagggggagtactgtgatctctgtgagtgaCATACTTGTAAGATACATtactgagcatgcatggacttaaagcggaggtccaccctagaataaaaaattacattaacattctccaaaaaaatctataaaaaaaatttgaaaaaaaaacaatttttttacttaccagaaacgcctgttgctaggcagtcttcctaatctgcctattCCGCGGAGCTGTTCGGTTACTTCCTCTTCTTcggcgagctgccccgttgtcttcttggacatgtgtgtgtcccagaagacgacagggccattcacaaagcgccccgcgactcgcgcatgcgcattaggaaacgggcagtgaagccgcaaggctccactgcctgtttcccttattttggatggcggcgccggcacccgatccgatggacagattgGCCTCAGGGGGCTGACATCACGGGCTCGcttgacaggtaagtgcccttaaaagtcagcagctataatgtttttgtagttgctgaaaaaaaaaaaaaaggctggaacaccgctttaacacaGAGGGCTCTGATTTCAGCCTTACATCACAACccttatgcggcgtacacacgagcggactttacggcagacttgatcCGGTGGACCAGACTCCGTTGGAtacttcgatcgtgtgtgggctccagcggactttttttccccaaaagttcgatggacctagaaatgaaacatgtttcaaatctttccgacggactcgagtcctgtcaaaaagtccgctcgtctgtatgctagtccgacggacaaaaacccaacactagggcagctattggctactggctgtgaacttccttattttagtccggctgtacatcatcacgtacaaatccgtcggactttggttgatcgtgtgtaggcaagtccgttcattcgaacgtccgtcgtaaagtccgtcgtaaagtccgtcaaagtccaccggacctagtccatcgaaaagtccgcccgtgtgtacgcggcattggaaaaATTATAATACTGCTTAGTCTTTCTTCTCATCTCTTTATATCGtttttctccaggatccagctccAATATGGTGGCATCTGGGCACCTTATTATGGAAGCTCCTCCGGTACTCTTTTTGAGGTCCTGCTGTACCGTGGTGAAAACATCACTCAGGTATCAGGGAAAGTTGCATCCTATGTAAAAGAGCTGGTCTTCGTGACAAGCCGTGGAAGAATATTTAAATTTGGGCAACCATCAGGCACAAGCTTCAACGATTTTCCACTGTTCGAGGGGACTGTACTACGCTACATTAGCGGGCGATATACCACCTCAGTCCTGACCAGCATCGGCTTCCACTGGGGCAGCCAACCCGGCTGCTACTACTGTAAAGATGGCTCCAAGTGACCTCAAGAACTGAGGAGAGCCAACCAAACCAACCAGCCAGCCAGACtcttggctttttttttactttctaccttTCCAGCATTCCCTTATAATGAAATATTAAAGCTTTTAAATATTCCGCTGTGTCTAAAGAAGCTTGTTAAGTAGCTATTACTAAATGGGAATGTGATGTAatgttggtgctgcgctgttatgccccgtacacacggtcggattttccgatggacaatgtccgatcggagcgtgttgtcggaaattcgaccgtgtgtgggcgccatcagacattttccatcggattttccgacacacaaagttggacagcaggagataaaattttccgacaacaaaatccgatcgcgtcaattccgaccgtgtgtggcctgttccgacgcacaaagtgcaacgcatgctcagaagaaattccgagacgggacagctcattctggtaaacttagcgttcgcaatggatacagcactttcgtcacgctgcaatgttcaaaatggtttaatacagcgcactctcttcttctttataatgtgacaagaattaagtagttttgctgctcatattcacacacacttctcacaaacttttatttgtgtttttttagtgggattccctgaatatattgttattagttgtcacatctgacattttttttttttttttttgtattttcagcctttttttttctttaatgtttggatttttttcaaggctgatctttgttcaatgttatttttatttttactccagaatatttttgtgtgtgttttgtgtgtcaagttaccccaacaccattgatatcttttattatttaatctccaggagattgtttggtgttggtgtcccttgttcatttcacattgtatatttgaaatgtacctgaatcctcacaaaccaactgtcttttttgaagtaaaacacataggagagtagaattcaaaacaaaaatcatttattaagggctcagaaccaaacaaagaggaaggcaacactggatcaacaggagaaattagtgaagcctgtgacccccacggcagacatcaattcttcaacatcaaaattggtggcctgaggagtccatatctaagggagggcagtctggtccgggattcgcagagatctggaaagcagcagatgacatctattttaccaggctgtggtaccacaagaggctgcattttttggccgaccagactgaacccagggcaatcactgtctggtcttccttccacgcttccttccgggctgtggctgtgcagttggagatgtggcaggaggaggagtaggacctggaggaggtggaggactggggggacctggaggaggactggggggacctggaggagagggaggaggaggaggaggacctgcaggaggaggaggaggaccatcccaaaggtgtgtctgaggtgtaatttggcccctcatacctttctccagagcctccgatatgagggcctcacacatggctttttggccctcctccatcctctgcattttatatgcaatgaaggcagcaatgttctcctccatggtgtggggtgctcccaggacctctgtagccctccaaaagaatcctatagcagcctcctctagggcactcctcctactgccactttctcttttcagggggggtggagggacctgcagatcagccagccggctcggcccggccacctcctggctgagacttccctgtgtatgaaaaagggacatggttttagtttttgcttcatcaatcacaatcataaattactactcccaactaacatctagttaacatcattgattggacaagcagaaatatttagaggaatgctatacctggctcaatctgggctcctccacatgtggcctggagggcccaggttgggcgtcagaagcctcagccggggggaaggaagcgtggaaggaagacttgagagggatggcctgggttcagtctggcctaccagaaagtgcagcctgtcgtagtacaacatcctggggacatagatgtcatctgctgctccggatctctgtgaatcctggaccttcttgcgctcccttagatatgtgctcctcaggcaaccaattaatatctttaaataggtgatgtctgccgtggggatcacctgcttcacaatttcacacaattgctccagtgctgccttcctctttgcttggttcttgaaatgggggtgtttaatctcccacagacagggcagctcccttagcatatctatgaatactgacatgaagtcattgtctttcagtaagatatccatgttcactgcaagacacaacacaagacaaagcctaatgtcagacaaaactctcctaatcttgttacaatataggcctcaatctagaagcagtataggcacaagtttgtctcttaccttcgttcttatgatcggcgcgtccaatgctccttcctccgctcacagatcgtacgtaatacgcacgcgtgttacgctttatacacactgggcatgcatgtaactccgcccgcccctgacgttctttctagtctattccccgcccctttttgtttggcgcagtgggtgaagagcatgatggcggatttagagcaggtgtgtgctaattatagcaatgaggaggaggaggaggaaagcccggatccggacacgtcccgatccagaaggagacgttttaaggccacaaatatgtcctttggggagatgttggagatggtcgacatcatgaggaagtccgactatgacggaaaatatgggccttaccccaaccccaacatccgaaaggccaaaatcattgctaaagtgatcaaaagccttcacaggaatttggggtacgaagatctaaagatcagctcaggaagcggtggtcggacctgaagttgagagagccagagcagtaccgaaagatctggagagtgctgcaaaaaagtaagtagttgtgctgtgttcctattctttctgtctttattccgttcgttctgctccatatgcttttattaattgtaacgtttaaaagggcaactttaatgttcatgggcccattattcgttcgtatctgttatattcttaatatctaaattttaattggctttattaaaaagaatatgcattttccatatttgtgtgaatgataggactttgagctagtgatatccagatgacgactcattgactgaaaatgcaggtcaagaccctgtcagaatttgatggattttgtaaataatatatgtatgggttgaaaatcttcctatgtaaccaatactctgtttgatttatgcgtttatgttttaagtggtcttataggctctctcacatatatcctgtttcatgtttagagggttgattaaagtgaaacagatgttaaagaggcttgtatatctactctagcccccactcttaggaaggaggagaaaggggagtgtatgggagggtttgtggtttggagggtttgtgtttgggcgcgaatttgaaagactgagttcatatagacacaaggaatccagtcttctgcC
Proteins encoded:
- the LOC141148456 gene encoding zymogen granule membrane protein 16-like — its product is MLTILCVCFSLGSTAASKIQSRLSSYTGEFGAGGGTIFSYSSDQLNGQITGIRVRENPSHVLGIQLQYGGIWAPYYGSSSGTLFEVLLYRGENITQVSGKVASYVKELVFVTSRGRIFKFGQPSGTSFNDFPLFEGTVLRYISGRYTTSVLTSIGFHWGSQPGCYYCKDGSK